From the Pseudomonas syringae KCTC 12500 genome, the window GCGCGAGGGTGCGCATGATCGCTTCCGAGCTGCCTACCTGACGCATGTCCTGCAGGTCATGCAAATGCCTGAGCAGCAAGTGTTCGACCTCTTCGCGCGTTCCCGAACCCTGCTCACGCAGCAACCACTCCGCGCTCTGCAGTTCGCCCAGCGACACGTGTTCTTGCCCGGCCAGCGGATGGACGCAGCCGGCGACGATGAGCATTTCATCGACCAGCCATGGCTCGGCGATCAGCTCAGGCAGATGACAGGGAGCCTCGATGAGACCCATGTCGATTTCAAACTGCGCGACCTTGCGAGCAATCAGCGCGCTGTTGCCGATGTCCACATCGATTCGCAACTGAGGCGTCGAGCCGCGCAGTGCCCCGACGATCTGCGGCACAACGTAATTGCCGATGGTGCTGCTACTGCCAATGCGCAGGCGAGCATTCAACGCCGCGTCGGGCAACAGAAAGCTGTCCTCGATCTGCTGGGCGTTTTCCAGCATCTTCATGGCACGGGGCAGCAGTGCCTGCCCGCTGTCATTGAGCAGCAGACGCTTGCCTACCCGGTCGAACAAACGCGTACCCAGCGCGCTTTCCAGCTCGTTCAATGCCGCGCTGGTGGCTGACTGGGACAGCGCCAGAGCGCTACCTGCGCTGGTGGTGCTGCCACAGCGGGTGATCGCGCAAAAAATCTGTAATTGCCGCAGGTTGATTCTCAAGGCCGTTTTTCTCGCCGGGTAGACCTACCTGAAAAACAGGTAACGATGAGAGAGATTACCCATTTAGAAGATTGACTGTCGATCCGTAGACTGATGGCACGTCCCGAAATCACCAGCAGGAGACTGCCATGAGCAGACTCGCAATCCTCATCAAGGGCAACGCCCCCTTCGCAGCACTGACCAGTCCGCGGGAGGCGATTCGGCAATTCACCCCCAACTGGTTCGCCGTGACCATGGGCACCGGTATTCTGTCGCTGGCGCTGGCTCAACTGCCGGGTAGCCCTGCTCCGCTGCGCGCACTGGGCGAAGCGTTGTGGTTCCTGAACATCGCCCTGTTCACGCTGTTCAGCGTGATGTACGCCAGCCGCTGGTTGCTGTTTTTCGATGAAGCGCGTCAGGTCTTCGGGCACTCCACCGTATCGATGTTCTTCGGCACCATCCCCATGGGCCTGGCGACCATCATCAACGGCCTGCTGGTGTTCGGGCCGGCGCGCTGGGGCAGCGCCATTGTCCCGGTTGCCGAGGCCTTGTGGTGGCTGGACGTGGCGATGGCCCTGGCGTGTGGGGTGCTGATCCCTTTCATGATGTTCACCCGTCAGGAGCACAGCATCGAGAAGATGACCGCTGTCTGGTTGTTACCGGTGGTCGCGGCAGAAGTTGCAGCGGCCTGCGGGGGATCGCTGACAACGCATCTTGCGGGTGCTGACTCGCAGTTCACGGTGCTGATCACCAGCTACGTACTGTGGG encodes:
- a CDS encoding LysR family transcriptional regulator, whose protein sequence is MRINLRQLQIFCAITRCGSTTSAGSALALSQSATSAALNELESALGTRLFDRVGKRLLLNDSGQALLPRAMKMLENAQQIEDSFLLPDAALNARLRIGSSSTIGNYVVPQIVGALRGSTPQLRIDVDIGNSALIARKVAQFEIDMGLIEAPCHLPELIAEPWLVDEMLIVAGCVHPLAGQEHVSLGELQSAEWLLREQGSGTREEVEHLLLRHLHDLQDMRQVGSSEAIMRTLAQGIGISCLSRRVVADLLASGQLRTLASPLPPLNRRFFMIRHRDKFISPSLERFREACRQAADQADTLRHGLSHNANPTSSSAP
- a CDS encoding TDT family transporter, encoding MSRLAILIKGNAPFAALTSPREAIRQFTPNWFAVTMGTGILSLALAQLPGSPAPLRALGEALWFLNIALFTLFSVMYASRWLLFFDEARQVFGHSTVSMFFGTIPMGLATIINGLLVFGPARWGSAIVPVAEALWWLDVAMALACGVLIPFMMFTRQEHSIEKMTAVWLLPVVAAEVAAACGGSLTTHLAGADSQFTVLITSYVLWAYSVPVALSILVILLLRLALHKLPHESMAASSWLALGPIGTGALGMLVMGSDAPAVFAAHGLASIGTVAAGIGVLVGMLFWGLGLWWMALAVLITARYVKQGIGFNLGWWAFTFPLGVYAVATLKLGATLHLGFFDVFGTWLVALLALMWSVVSIRTLAGAYRGYLFVSPCIAAQGCIRR